One genomic segment of Manis javanica isolate MJ-LG chromosome 7, MJ_LKY, whole genome shotgun sequence includes these proteins:
- the COMTD1 gene encoding catechol O-methyltransferase domain-containing protein 1 isoform X3: MTQPVPRLSLPAALALGSAALGAAFATGLFLGRRCPPWLSRREKRLLPPEDSPLWQYLLSRSMREHPALRSLRLLTLEQPQGDSMMTCEQAQLLANLARLIKAKKALDLGTFTGYSALALALALPPAGRVVTCEVNAGPPELGRPLWRQAEEEHKIDLRLKPALETLDELLAADEAGTYDMAVVDADKENCAAYYERCLQLLRPGGVLAVLNNCQLSLTSAVEALVSGHHL; the protein is encoded by the exons ATGACCCAGCCCGTGCCCCGGCTCTCTCTACCCGCCGCGCTGGCCCTGGGCTCGGCCGCGCTGGGCGCCGCCTTCGCCACTGGGCTCTTCCTCG GGCGACGGTGCCCTCCATGGCTATCCCGGCGAGAGAAGCGCCTGCTGCCGCCTGAGGACAGCCCCCTGTGGCAGTATCTGCTGAGCCGCTCCATGCGGGAGCACCCGGCACTGCGGAGCCTGCGGCTG CTGACCCTGGAGCAGCCGCAGGGGGATTCCATGATGACCTGTGAACAGGCCCAGCTTCTGGCCAACCTGGCGCGGCTCATCAAGGCCAAGAAGGCGCTGGACCTGG GCACTTTCACAGGCTACTCAGCCCTAGCGTTGGCCCTGGCGCTGCCCCCAGCCGGGCGCGTGGTTACCTGCGAGGTGAACGCAGGGCCACCGGAGCTGGGGAGGCCCCTGTGGAGGCAG GCTGAGGAGGAGCATAAGATCGACCTTCGGTTGAAGCCCGCCCTGGAGACCCTGG ATGAGCTCCTGGCCGCTGATGAGGCCGGCACATACGACATGGCCGTGGTGGACGCAGACAAGGAGAACTGTGCTGCCTACTATGAGCGGTGCCTGCAGCTGCTGCGACCTGGAGGTGTCCTCGCTGTCCTCAAC AACTGTCAGCTCAGCCTCACCTCTGCAGTGGAGGCCCTGGTCAGTGGACATCACCTCTGA
- the COMTD1 gene encoding catechol O-methyltransferase domain-containing protein 1 isoform X2, producing MTQPVPRLSLPAALALGSAALGAAFATGLFLGRRCPPWLSRREKRLLPPEDSPLWQYLLSRSMREHPALRSLRLLTLEQPQGDSMMTCEQAQLLANLARLIKAKKALDLGTFTGYSALALALALPPAGRVVTCEVNAGPPELGRPLWRQMSSWPLMRPAHTTWPWWTQTRRTVLPTMSGACSCCDLEVSSLSSTTVSSASPLQWRPWSVDITSENQATWLSPEDFNVDLSMYLFSP from the exons ATGACCCAGCCCGTGCCCCGGCTCTCTCTACCCGCCGCGCTGGCCCTGGGCTCGGCCGCGCTGGGCGCCGCCTTCGCCACTGGGCTCTTCCTCG GGCGACGGTGCCCTCCATGGCTATCCCGGCGAGAGAAGCGCCTGCTGCCGCCTGAGGACAGCCCCCTGTGGCAGTATCTGCTGAGCCGCTCCATGCGGGAGCACCCGGCACTGCGGAGCCTGCGGCTG CTGACCCTGGAGCAGCCGCAGGGGGATTCCATGATGACCTGTGAACAGGCCCAGCTTCTGGCCAACCTGGCGCGGCTCATCAAGGCCAAGAAGGCGCTGGACCTGG GCACTTTCACAGGCTACTCAGCCCTAGCGTTGGCCCTGGCGCTGCCCCCAGCCGGGCGCGTGGTTACCTGCGAGGTGAACGCAGGGCCACCGGAGCTGGGGAGGCCCCTGTGGAGGCAG ATGAGCTCCTGGCCGCTGATGAGGCCGGCACATACGACATGGCCGTGGTGGACGCAGACAAGGAGAACTGTGCTGCCTACTATGAGCGGTGCCTGCAGCTGCTGCGACCTGGAGGTGTCCTCGCTGTCCTCAAC AACTGTCAGCTCAGCCTCACCTCTGCAGTGGAGGCCCTGGTCAGTGGACATCACCTCTGAGAATCAGGCCACTTGGCTTAGCCCTGAAGACTTCAATGTTGACTTAAGTATGTATCTGTTCTCCCCCTGA
- the COMTD1 gene encoding catechol O-methyltransferase domain-containing protein 1 isoform X4 — MTQPVPRLSLPAALALGSAALGAAFATGLFLGRRCPPWLSRREKRLLPPEDSPLWQYLLSRSMREHPALRSLRLLTLEQPQGDSMMTCEQAQLLANLARLIKAKKALDLGTFTGYSALALALALPPAGRVVTCEVNAGPPELGRPLWRQMSSWPLMRPAHTTWPWWTQTRRTVLPTMSGACSCCDLEVSSLSSTSCGVGRCCRPNRGIQRHSACET; from the exons ATGACCCAGCCCGTGCCCCGGCTCTCTCTACCCGCCGCGCTGGCCCTGGGCTCGGCCGCGCTGGGCGCCGCCTTCGCCACTGGGCTCTTCCTCG GGCGACGGTGCCCTCCATGGCTATCCCGGCGAGAGAAGCGCCTGCTGCCGCCTGAGGACAGCCCCCTGTGGCAGTATCTGCTGAGCCGCTCCATGCGGGAGCACCCGGCACTGCGGAGCCTGCGGCTG CTGACCCTGGAGCAGCCGCAGGGGGATTCCATGATGACCTGTGAACAGGCCCAGCTTCTGGCCAACCTGGCGCGGCTCATCAAGGCCAAGAAGGCGCTGGACCTGG GCACTTTCACAGGCTACTCAGCCCTAGCGTTGGCCCTGGCGCTGCCCCCAGCCGGGCGCGTGGTTACCTGCGAGGTGAACGCAGGGCCACCGGAGCTGGGGAGGCCCCTGTGGAGGCAG ATGAGCTCCTGGCCGCTGATGAGGCCGGCACATACGACATGGCCGTGGTGGACGCAGACAAGGAGAACTGTGCTGCCTACTATGAGCGGTGCCTGCAGCTGCTGCGACCTGGAGGTGTCCTCGCTGTCCTCAAC GTCCTGTGGCGTGGGGAGGTGCTGCAGGCCCAACCGCGGGATACAGCGGCACAGTGCGTGCGAAACCTGA
- the COMTD1 gene encoding catechol O-methyltransferase domain-containing protein 1 isoform X1: MTQPVPRLSLPAALALGSAALGAAFATGLFLGRRCPPWLSRREKRLLPPEDSPLWQYLLSRSMREHPALRSLRLLTLEQPQGDSMMTCEQAQLLANLARLIKAKKALDLGTFTGYSALALALALPPAGRVVTCEVNAGPPELGRPLWRQAEEEHKIDLRLKPALETLDELLAADEAGTYDMAVVDADKENCAAYYERCLQLLRPGGVLAVLNVLWRGEVLQAQPRDTAAQCVRNLNERILRDARVHISLLPLGDGLTLAFKI, encoded by the exons ATGACCCAGCCCGTGCCCCGGCTCTCTCTACCCGCCGCGCTGGCCCTGGGCTCGGCCGCGCTGGGCGCCGCCTTCGCCACTGGGCTCTTCCTCG GGCGACGGTGCCCTCCATGGCTATCCCGGCGAGAGAAGCGCCTGCTGCCGCCTGAGGACAGCCCCCTGTGGCAGTATCTGCTGAGCCGCTCCATGCGGGAGCACCCGGCACTGCGGAGCCTGCGGCTG CTGACCCTGGAGCAGCCGCAGGGGGATTCCATGATGACCTGTGAACAGGCCCAGCTTCTGGCCAACCTGGCGCGGCTCATCAAGGCCAAGAAGGCGCTGGACCTGG GCACTTTCACAGGCTACTCAGCCCTAGCGTTGGCCCTGGCGCTGCCCCCAGCCGGGCGCGTGGTTACCTGCGAGGTGAACGCAGGGCCACCGGAGCTGGGGAGGCCCCTGTGGAGGCAG GCTGAGGAGGAGCATAAGATCGACCTTCGGTTGAAGCCCGCCCTGGAGACCCTGG ATGAGCTCCTGGCCGCTGATGAGGCCGGCACATACGACATGGCCGTGGTGGACGCAGACAAGGAGAACTGTGCTGCCTACTATGAGCGGTGCCTGCAGCTGCTGCGACCTGGAGGTGTCCTCGCTGTCCTCAAC GTCCTGTGGCGTGGGGAGGTGCTGCAGGCCCAACCGCGGGATACAGCGGCACAGTGCGTGCGAAACCTGAATGAGCGCATCTTGCGGGACGCCAGGGTCCACATCAGCCTCCTGCCACTGGGCGATGGCCTCACATTAGCCTTCAAGATCTAA